The following nucleotide sequence is from Vitis vinifera cultivar Pinot Noir 40024 chromosome 14, ASM3070453v1.
GTCATGGTTtacaaaacccttttttttttttttttcacatagtTTTAGTTTAAAACCCTCCAACATAAGAAAATTTCCCTTGGAGATTGGCTGAGCTTCAAGTAAGGAGAGGttgtcttttttaaaaaaaaaaaaaagattaggcACCTATCGTACACATCATACTTTGGTGTGCCTCCTCTTAGGCAcattcaatatattttcttatttgccaactaaaagaaaatataagaaattttcccttttttctgtTCACATGGAATTGAAACTGCCACTTTTCTAATCCCCATCCCGACTCTTTGCCATCTAAACCAGGCTTTAAGAGCATAAGAAAGCCTCatttatttggaatttattaatCTCCAAAAGACTATGATATTATCTTTCGCTATAAAAAGGCCATAGCAAATCTATTGTAACAATAAATTTAGATCTCAAAAATTTATGACATCCCAACAAGTAGACTAAAGCAAGCACCAAAAAAAATGTAGGTAACTGAACAACATGTATATGCAAATTTATATAATAGCATTTGATACTTCAGTGAATGTGCACATGCAGCTCCAGTCGATCACCTAAGCAGGTTCTTAAAAGTAGTACCTCAAGTCCACCCTTTCCCAACACACAAACACAGAAAAACTATAAAGGAGCTATTTCCCTTCAATAAATTATCTCATTAAGGGCTTAATGTGTTTTCATATTGACAGTAACAAGGGTAGACCTCTTCATTCACAACAGCACAAAATCCAGTAGATATGGACAAAGAGTAAAATCTATAATTATAAAATGCAACTCAAATTACTGGCAAGAAACTATCATTTTCATATTGATGGTCACGAGGATAGACTGCACCATTCACGATAGCACAAAATCAAGTACAATTTGGGCAATGAGAAAAACCTATAACTATAAAATGCAAGTCAAAATACTGACAAGAAACTCCAAGCTTTCAATGGTGTCAAGGAAAACCTAAATTAGCAACGTAAGGCCAAGTAGTGTTGTAAATCCCTCAACTATCataccaaaagaaaaacaaaaatcaagttCCATTGTCATCCTGACTAACAAAAAAGGGTAAAAGAGGAGCACCCTTAGTCCCCCTTCTTCCTGAAAGAGCAGCCCTCCGTGAGCCTGGCACGCCCACCTGTTGGTTGGCACAGCACTAACTGGCAGTTACCGCAAACTACCACAGTCTGGGAGTGGCTAAAAACAGTGGTTCtgaaaattaaatgaattgCCCGTTTACTTCCCAAATTCCAatcaataacataaaaatatatcaaagttGAAACAAAGCAATAACGGAACATTACTTACATGTTGAAGCAGCCTTGGCATTTCACATCCTTCcaatagaaaataaatcaaatcagaATTTAAGcaattaataatttcaaaaagaacaaaacaatACAACACAAAGCATGAATACCATGAAGAAGGAATTGGGGGACTGAACAAGGCGTTTGAGTTTGTGCTTCCTCTTCTCCAGCTCCGCCGGCGGGTTCAGCAAATCAATATCGTTTGGAAGAACCTAACCCCACATTACGATCAACATCAACATCAAACTAGCCACAGTAAATCCCATAATTTACACTTAAAACCCTGAACCAACTCTGGATCGCACCAGATCATAACAAAATCAACCAAAAAGCAGGAAGTAGAAAGAAAACTTAAATCCGAGGAATAGAGAGAGGCATTACCATCTTGGTAGAAACTTTAGCAGAAGCTGAAACCCTCCTACCAAAGTCAAGCAGCAGCGGAGCAGGAAAAGATTTCGGGCGcttggtgtatatatatatatatatatatgtgtgtgtatgcTCACCGAGATAGAGACCAATGGAAAGGAACCTTCTATGGGCCGTTGGATGGGCTAAGTGTTAGATCCTAGCCCTTTATTTCATCCTTCCTTCCTCGTCTAGGGTGGGAGATTCTTATTGGCGCGTTTGTCTGCAAGCTTACTTTATCCTTAATAGGGATAGAGTCACGTTAAACTTTTAGCCAAACAAGGGTCCTGGCGAAAAAGGAAGGCGCTATCGTTTTCTTCTAACAGGCAACATGTTTGAATCATTTTCTTCCAACATTATGCATgtattcttcttatttatgacattttaaaatcatgagaaCCTACTAAACCTAAACCGGATAACATCTCTATGGGAGAAATTTGTTGCGACAAAACTATCTTTGCAATTGAATTGTTATATTCCCATTTATCAACTGAACTTAACATCTTTTctccaagaaaaaaagaacCCTGATTGGATTGTTTCATGAAACTGGCACTGGCAGAGATGAAGTGGTTGCAAGATTGTTCGAGCAATAATAGATTACCTTTCCAATTCTGGGGCAAGAATAAGAATGTCGTCGAGAGCGGCTCCCTTGGGGCACACTGATTCCTCATCAGTTGGATGCTCTAAGGTAGTTTGCTTAACGTGTTCCAGTGACATCTAAAACAGCAGCTTCTGGTAGCACAAAACCACCCACTCCATCACAACCCTGACCAGTGGGGGTGAAAAACACGTACATTACAATCCTAGTACCAGGAAAGCCTACATGTTTTATAATGGAAGATCCCAATCTTCAGCTGGTGAATGATTTCCCAAGCTTTACCAATACATTCTAAACAAGCACACATAGATGAAAAggtaagaaagaaaaagagacaGAAAACTCCTCCAATACTTCAGTGTAGTTTCAAGAATAAAATTCCAGCTTTTGTAGGGTTCCTGTTGCAACAAGAAGGCTTGAGGAATATTTCAGGGTGCAAAGAAAAAAGTTGAGTAGGCAGTGCTGGAGGAAGGTGGAGGCCTGTGGAGTGAGAAATACAGAAGATGTACTTGGACAGAGATTGTACTTCCAATAACATTAAGCCGCATAAAGAATTACAAAATTGGAGTCTACCCATGTGTCTCTCTTTATGTTCCCTGTATCATACAACAATATATGGTGATGCATATGTAGCTCAAAAGAAGCTTCAAGCAACCACCAGTCAAAGGACAAGCCAATTTTGCCCTCACAATATATCCAACACTAGCATAATATCTCTAGTATAGTGAAACAATCATATATTATCTACTCAATTAGTAACTTTATTCTTGCCATCAATGTCTTTTTATCATGGCAAAGCCCACCACCATTTGTCAACTCAATGGTCAGCCAATGTCAAATCAcaaatcatcatcaaataaaGCCGCGTAGTTCTTTAATCCAGCTCAAGACTCTTTTTCATGGTCTCATAAACCAAGTAAGTGATGCTTGCGGATGGGACAACTTTGAGCAGATTGGGAAATAATCCTTTATAGAATCCCCTAAATCCTTCATGTTGGAAGGTCTTCCGAAATACGTCTGACATTCCCTTATAAGCATCAGCTTTATTAGTGGGCTGAGCTTGCATTCTGAAAACCAAAACTAGAATTAGCCCCAATAAGGAGATGCCAAAATGAATAGAAGTTGATATAGAAACAATGGACACAGCCAAAAATTTACCTTGTTCTGATAACCTGCAATGGGTAAACACATGTTGCCCCAAGAGCCCCAGAAATTGTCCCACAACCCAGCTGCAAAAGAGGACCAGGTTCTacagaaaatgaaattttttttagaaacaacaCAAGGTAGATCAGGAACAGAAATACAATAAAAAGAAGCAGAGAAGTGACACACAGATTAAGACTTGTAAATGGGGGTTGTAAAAATGTAAAGCCTTACCAGtgtcatgaaaaatatatgttttagaCAAATCTTTCAAGGATTCATATGCAGTAAGATCAATGCCTGCGTAAGGGATAATCCCAATAAGAGATGGAACAAGGCCCCTATAGAAGGCTCGGGGCCCCTCATGAACCAATATGTCTTTTGACAGTGCTCCCAGATTAGGAACTTTTCCACCTTCTAGAGCACAAGTTTGTAATCGAGTCTTTACAAGATCCATTGGATAAATAGCAGTCTGTGCCACAGCACCTGCTAAACCACCAGAAAAAAGGCGCCCCATAATGCCAATCTCAGCCTTATCTCCTCCCCCTTTAGCATTCACAACAAAAGTTTTCAGCATTTCATATGTGTAGAACCTGATAGCACTTTCAGGCGCCACCTTCATGACATTTAATCCATTGCCTCGGAAAAACCCCAAGAAACGACCTTCCTTCCAGATGTCCTTTAGTGCTGGCAAAATACGAGCTTCTGTTGTTTGTACTTGCAACACAACCTTTAATCGATCAAGAGGAGCAGTTGCTGTCCGAGATGTAGCTCCTGCTACTCCTCCTGCAATCAAATATCGGCTTGGATGGACATGCTTGCTGATGCCCTCAGGGATGACAGTTTGTTCCCCAATATCAACAAGGCACACCCTTTCCAAGTAATGATAAATGTTCTCAATAGTTGCCTCATGTGGGCAGAGCAAAAGAAAATCTCTCCATTCTTCAAATGTTATGACCCCATTATTATCCTTGTCCACACGTTCAACAAATCGAGCAAGCTCCTCATCATCAATTTTAATCCCTACAAAAGAGAGACTGCTGCGGCTTATAGGATGAAAATGACCAGCTAAAATTGGAACCATTCTCTGAGAAGAATTCCGTTTAAAGGTATATATAAGCAAAAAGGCTAAACCAAGGtacaaacaaaaatgaaaaaactgcAATCTGAATAGCTTAAGAACCAGTTAAAtctaaattaatcaaatttgaaCAAACATGACCAACAGAaggggaaaaggaaagaaagtaaTTATTCACTTTGTGCTAAAAGCCTAAAACCTACTAATTATACTATCACCGGAAATAGAAGATGTAATTATGATGCGATGCAACTGCTTGTTTAGTTTCAAATAAAACTCAGAATTACTCCATAAGTTGGCAAATCATTAGAGCAAACATGTCGAAGCAACCAAAACCATTTATCAAGAACGGTATTACCATTTTGATCAATTCTCTTTAGAAAACTTGATAAAGCTAAGGATCTGACATTCTTAGGCATCACTGTGGCAGAATTGTTTTTGGAACCCTGCTGGTGTGGGTTTTGCAACAAATCCAAAGATTTTGTAGtaccatttctatttttttggcTCTCTCTTGTATATTCTGTGCATTCCTCATGGAGGATAGCTCATCATTCTGTACTTTCACATTCATATCAactaattattttgtttgacattaaaaaaatggaTGGGGAATATTACCATTGACAAGCACTCATGGAATTGTCTTGTGTGCATCAATAATATTCTAACTGTGGTCATGAAAACGAAAGGCCTTCCCAGGGATTACACACCAGCTTAATACCGTAGGCGTATAGAACATGTTGCTAAAAGCAAGGATGTTTCCTTTGCTAACATCTGCAGTCTGCTAAGGGTTGTATGATTGAAGATTAACAAATTTGGGTCCATCAAGATGGCAGATTATAACATCCAGCGacaaaattcccaaattaaatgTGTTAAAGGTGCGAGTGAGAATCTCTTGAGGTGAATGAAACCCTGGATCCCGGGATTGATTCACCTTGACTGTATGTCTTGTACAACTAATTTTCCTATTAGATAAGCAGCAAGCAATCAAATCATGGAAAACACATCTCTCCATCATCCTTAAGTGCCTGGTCTAAATTAAGCCAACAGAATCATTAAGGGCATCATCAGAAAAGATAGAGGAAATTGATTTACCTGCCCTAACAAGTGCATCAAAGAGGCCCTCCGGTGAAATGCAACCATTATGCTCGACATCAATGGCTTGGAAGATGCGATAAAGCTCAAGCTCCTTATCGTCCATATACCTCCGGAATTCTTGGTAATCAACACGACCATCTCTATTGGCATCACACACATTCAACAGATCGTTAGCGTACTTGTACTCAGCAGGTATACAGAGCGCAGAGAGACCAGCCTCGATCTGCGCATAGTCCAAATACCCAGCATTTGCCGcatcaaagaaattaaaaagacTCCGAATCCTCTGCTCCCTCTGCTCCTCCGTTTCTCTAAGCGCCAATAGAACATGCTCCATTGACACAGGCCCTGGTTTTCTAACTGGATTGCAACCACTCGATCGCTGTCCCTCCATTTCACAATCCCCAACATGCCCTTCACCTCAATTAACCACGCCCATCATCCAGAagatcaaaagaataaaaaagaaaagaaaagaaagaaaacagggggttttcaaagtcaccaattGTTGGAACAACAATCAGCGTTGAATCTGACCGACGTAGATTTAGGTCAAAGAAGAGACACAATAGACCATTACAATTCCACAGGAAAACGTGTTAGCCCCGGGAATCTTGAATTTTCAATCAAtcacgaaaaaaaaaatggagcagAAAGCAGAGAGAAAGACTAAACGTGGACAAGATGAAGATTGAAAGCGAGAATCCCCACGTGGGCGTCCGATCTCAGGTCATCGCCGGGATGAGGAACGTGACCTTCTCACACTGCAAAAAATGTGATCGTAATTAATCGGACGCCAAGCATAGGCACAGGTTTGGGATatatacctttttcctttttcctttttttttttttttttcttttaaatatttactattctttaattaatcattttattgTTCGCATAACGTTGGGTGTCCATTGTTGCGTTAACTTTTGCTGCCAACCAATGAACAGATTCGCGGATTATACCGCCCTACCCATAGTGGCTGCGACCGCCGATATGGGTGGCTTCACCCTAACCCAATTTCGACCGGTGAATTTGGGTTGAGCTTTTTTTCCAAATGATAAAAAGTAACACTTATAATTAATGTATATTATACTCTATGAATTAACAGAATAAAGTTGATGGAGTCGCATGGGAAGAGGAAAATTGACTGACGTTTAGAATATTTGTTAAGCAATGATAAACATTAATTCGTATTTATATCTAAATttaatgttttcagaatttaaatGCGTTTCAGTGATTTTCGGAAGTAtttctactttttttaatacttaaaatttttatctttcaagtataaaaaatattaaaaacgctccttaaaatcaaaaccaaatgCACTCTTAATAAGAATTAATTACTCATTTACCTTGGAGTCCAAAAAAAGCCACTCGAACCCGGCCCAGCCCACATTCTACCtcgagattttttttttcttattttgtgtcacgtatttatttatttatcatctcctctacttcaaatattttaaattgtttaaatgTCGCATGTAAATTTAATAAACATAGTTTCTATTAGGGGTGCAAATAAgatcaatttttgaataaaaaataaactgaaCCAATATAgtcaattttatatatgatgAAAACTGAATCAACTAgatttaaagtataaaaatcaaactaaatcaaGCCTTTTGAGATTGGTTTAGTTCAATTTTTGTGAATCGGTTTTAACTCAACTTACTAACATTTTTAATCCTAAGCCCAATTGGagatttgtgtttattttgagCTCAAATTCgattcatttaaatttatattaagccctaagtctaatttatttttaaaattaattgaaaccaatttgaatttaatgttaaaaatatattaaatacatttagaattattttaagcataatataaaaataatgaattactttaatagaatctaatataaaaaaaaattatcaaatattaaacaattatatataagttttagaaTATCAGTTTAGTTCGATCTTTAGTGATTAGAAGATAAGGAAATCGAAAATTGAACCAACAAGATcggttttcaaaattctcaaaccaaacagatttttttatttttgaaaaccaaaccaATATGATTGGTTTTAATTGGTTTGGATTGGTTCATCAGTTTTTACGGTTTTGCTTACAGGTTTGAGTCGGTTTATCAATTTTTTCAGTTTTGCTTACACCCTTAATTTCTATTGAGGAGAAACGAACATACATCTAATGATCATACAAAGCTAATAATTTACATAATTAAGGAGGACTCGCAATTCTGAAAGAGGCCGAAATTCACACTTAGAGACACGAGTACAACATTGTTGTAGCTCGACTCCTACTTTTTACATAAAATACACATCATTGTCGAAGCTCGACTCTAGCTCTCTCCATTGCTTCTTTTGCTGCACTTCGTTCAGCTTCTCTCTGCTGTTGAAGTTGGATGGTTTGGCCTGCGGCCTTGTACACACCCTCCAAATTCTGCTTAGTCTCTAACATATCTTGAGAGATTTGAAGTAGATGGATCTCCAGAACTGCAGTCTCCACCTCACAGCAGGATAGCTGTGTCTCAATTTGGAGGAGCATCTCCCTGACTCTGATGGCTTCTTTCTGGAGGAAATGAAGGCGGTCGTCTGAGGATGTAAAAGCGCCCATTGCCTTGCTATGGACACGAGAGATATTTTCATAATGGGACATCTTGCTACGGTAGGAGTTCATCAGCTCTTGAGAAGCAAGGTCATTGCGGATGGTTGATTCAATCTGGGCCAATGTTGATGCACAGCCAATGAATTTCTTGACCCGTTCATAGAAGGGTCTATAGTCAATCCCCAAACGATCCAACCCAGCAAAAGCAGAGTTTGCTTCTCGTACCATGGACTCGTGATCCTGTGGATTCATCAACTCCAGAAGAGTGAGAAGCTCATTTTGGACATGCAATGCTGCCTGCCGAAAAGCTGCCCAGATTGACCCAGATATAACAGCATTGCCTCCTAAAATGTTGGGAGGGTTTGTGAGGCCAGGTGGTTCCAAAAGAACATCTAATGTCTGAGCATCCTGACCATGAGTAAGCCGCAACAGATCTGAAGGACTTTGTGATAAGTTACTTAAACATTCAACATCACACTCAACATCCGTAGGAACGAAGATGGGATCGTACGAAGGGAAAACACCTGTTGAAGAAATGAGAAACAAAGTCGGAACATAGAAGCAAGGTGaagggaaaataataataataataataatcatagaAGGGCATGTAAAACCTTACAGCAAAAGAGAGGCTTAGGTGGGGGAACTGTTAAATATCGAGGAGGAGGAAATGCAAGTCGGCCCAACCAACCCAAGACGTTAAGGCGTGAAATTTCATGAACAAGATCTGCCACCcaaaatatagatatttataCTCATCCCGTAAGGCAAGAAGATGTTGCACTGGAAAAATAAGCTATATTAAACGAAGATAGCAAACAGAAGACAGCACACAAAACTCACATATGAAACAGACCTAATGAAGTAACATCAGCTGCATTATGAAGCTTCAGAGAATGAAATTTGGAGATTTCATCATGTCCCCTGTCCTCTATCAGCAACATATTGCGTTCCTCTGACAGTCCTAATACAGCCTCAGGGTTTGAGGGACAAGAATTTTCCTTCACTGGTGAATTCTCCACCCTCTCCAGATGCTGAAAACTCAAAGGCTCCTCCTTGAGTGAGCAACTCTTTCCAGTTTCAGTGTCCTGTTGGCTGATCCCTGCAGACTGATGAGTGCTACACTGTTTCGTTTCATCTACATCATTGACCTTGGTATTTACCTGAGCATCCTCCCACTGAAAGAAATTACAAGCTCCCTGTCCCTGTGACAGAATTCAAAGTCCTTCAATTGGGAACTAAGACAATTGCATGATTCATGAAAGTACAGAGCACATGATAGTCAAAAATGCCAGAAGGCGGGAATTTTTAGAAGCATGAGATAAGAGGACCAGGAATTACATTTCTAAACTATAATTATGACCCTGATTCACATCTCCCTGCTTGTTTTAATCATAGTCTAGACATACCAGTGAAATACCTGTGGCATGTGGCAGTGAATACACTCACTTCCATAAGTTTGTTTAGCATCTGAATGGATCAATAAACATGGATATACAATTTAACTCCAAATTGGATTAATCACTTGGAACGATTATTCACCACATTTACCTCCAATTAAACCCGACACAAGCAAGTTATAACAGCAACATTACCAATCAATAACTGTCTGTAAACAACTATTTTTAACATGATACATAATACACATGCATGTCTTGCACCTCAGCTAGTTTGTATAATGATAAGATAGTAGGAAAAAGGATGGTATAGTTGAATacataaaaatatgttaagaaGCCACAGAATTCGTTCGGTGTTCTACAACAACAAACACAAAATAGAGAATTCAAAACTATAAAGAAGGCTTCCCAATGTCTTTCACCTCAGCTAGTTTGTATAATCATAAATTAGTAGGAAAGAGGATGGTATGGTTGCATacataaaaatatgttaagaaGCCAGAGAATTGATTTGGTGTTCTACAACAACCAACAAGAAATAGACAATTCAAAACTATACAGAAGGCTTCCCAACCACCATTCAGAAAAGTTGGTTGATGACAGAAGCCTCACATGAGGAGCTAATTCAGGGCTGTCGCTatcccctttttccttttcatcaAAATTCAACTCCAATCCAAACAGTTGTTCTCCATATCCCAATTTGGGAAAGAAAACATTAATGAATTCTTTATCCTGCCATGCAATCATGTCAAAAGGAGCAACCAAAGAATCTGATGATGACAGGTCCATTGATCAACCTACCTTAATCAAGTAGTTCTCCAGTTCTCATTCTGCCAAATGGTTGGATTTAGGAATGGGATAACAATAGGAAAGAGACTAAACTTTTCAGTTGAGTAATATGGTCTTTTGAAGTACCTAGTTGCCCATAACCTATTTATAAAGTGAGGTTTATAAGAAAGTAGGGTTCTACAGGTATGGTTCAGGGACAGCTCTTTCAAACCTAAAAGAAAAGTTCACAGCAAACATAATCTAAAGACCCAAATCTTAAATTgccaaaaaaaaaccataaacttCAGAGCAAAGACCAAAATAGATCAGAACAACAAATCATTCTCAACATGCACAAGAGATCAACAGAAGGAACGGTAAGTCATATACAAACTACTTGAACACCTGGAGCTCAAAACTATGCATGACACACCTTTTTCACAGGGCAAATGAAAGATCTTCGACCCGCGTTTGGCCCAAATTTTTCCATAGAAATTCTGCAAATGCCAGCACCGCAAGAACACATGGGTATAGATGACGGAGGCGGAGGGGACTGAGGAGACTTGCTGATTTCATGGTCCGTGACCGTGTCACACCACTTAAAGAAATTGCAATCTCCACCCTGAAAACATTGCTGAGAATCAgaatcacaacaaaaaaaaagcaaaaacccACCCAAGAAAATTTGGGTTTACCATCATTTTGGCGGGGCAGGCATAGAACTTCCTGCCTGGGTTCCTCGGGGTCCTGGAGATGCGAATGACGCAAGTCCCAGCACCGCAGCGGCATTGAATGTCGGGGAAATCGGGGGAGTCGATGGAAAGGGGTTTGTCGTTGGGGGACTTGTAGGGACAAGCTCTGGCCCAATGACCATGCTTCTGACAGTGGAAACATGTCCCCCCTTCAGTCCTATGACTCTGGCTGCGGATTGAGGACTGCGCTTCACGAGCCAACTCCATGTCTTTACAAATTGAAGGATTGAAAGAGAAGGAAGGTCGATTACTGGTACGTTCGAAGCTGTCTAAACTATCAGGCACTCTCCCTTATGTTTTTGGGATTTCTCTACTGTGTTGTACTCAGGTTTCTTCTATGTAAGGTATGATCGTGCAAACAGCatggtccttttttttttgttagagtCCGCTCAAGTCAGCAAGCCACTGTCACCAAAAATACCATGGCCCACTTTGTTCCTTAATACTTCACTTGTAagtttctttctctctttattaTAGATGCATGTAGGATGTGTCTActaggaaaaaaatttgatgaacaaatattaattgaaactcataaaaatatttgaattttaaaaaaataaataaataaataaataatatttatatattaggaattcttttaaaaaaaataatgtatgtATAATCACTTTgtgatattaaataaaaaaatgtgtctTAATTTGttaacaaaattatatatttataaacaaaaatagaaaatattaacgTACCTTAGCTTAAAAATTGAATAGGGTATCAAAAAGGTCATTTTTCGATACCATACTGAAAATGCACCCTTTTAGGCCAAAAGGGTCTTTTATGTTAAAATAAGATTCGtgttcattttcaaatttatatgcGAGATATAAcgctttttttatttcatgtaaATAACAGAAGTTTAACGGTGAAACTTCATTTGGTAATTGAGGTTTCacttcaaaattaaaatcacgTTTATCAATTGAGacttcatttaaaaattaaagtcatattttgacaattaaaacttcaatttaaaattaaagttacATCCGaggtttcaattaaaaaataaagttgtatTTGATAATTACgattttaacttaaattttttttagaaaataacaaTAATGTGCTCCTCCGTtgtaacaaaataacaattttaaatatatgtttgAGAAAATAGtcgaaattaattttttttcttattaggaCTATTTTGTCTCAAAACTCGAAAATGTACAACCAATCGGATAGTATTGTGTAGCATTTTCtggtttcatttatttattatatatgatctcattttttatactttCCTAGTTTATACTTTCATCTAATGGTATAAATCTCATAATACACATTAAATTTGAAGTTCGATATGCACAACTACTACACTTTAGCTAAGAAGGCAAAAGATCATGTGTGGTATAAAGGAAGGGTTTATATTGTTCTTCACAAGTAGAAGAGtggattaattttatttttattttaagtgtatttaataatatgaaatttaaattatgtatttatattataaatagtGCTACAAATAATATCAACCACTATTGAATACATCAATCAAAtaagtattatattttataaataaaagaaaacaataggCCTTGTTTGATAACTGTCATTGAAAACAGTtctgaaaaaatgatttttaagaatagtttttgaaaattgttctataatgttttatagaataaaaatctgTTTAGGAatctgaaattatttttaatcta
It contains:
- the LOC100253168 gene encoding calcium-dependent mitochondrial ATP-magnesium/phosphate carrier protein 2 — encoded protein: MEGQRSSGCNPVRKPGPVSMEHVLLALRETEEQREQRIRSLFNFFDAANAGYLDYAQIEAGLSALCIPAEYKYANDLLNVCDANRDGRVDYQEFRRYMDDKELELYRIFQAIDVEHNGCISPEGLFDALVRAGIKIDDEELARFVERVDKDNNGVITFEEWRDFLLLCPHEATIENIYHYLERVCLVDIGEQTVIPEGISKHVHPSRYLIAGGVAGATSRTATAPLDRLKVVLQVQTTEARILPALKDIWKEGRFLGFFRGNGLNVMKVAPESAIRFYTYEMLKTFVVNAKGGGDKAEIGIMGRLFSGGLAGAVAQTAIYPMDLVKTRLQTCALEGGKVPNLGALSKDILVHEGPRAFYRGLVPSLIGIIPYAGIDLTAYESLKDLSKTYIFHDTEPGPLLQLGCGTISGALGATCVYPLQVIRTRMQAQPTNKADAYKGMSDVFRKTFQHEGFRGFYKGLFPNLLKVVPSASITYLVYETMKKSLELD
- the LOC104881640 gene encoding uncharacterized protein LOC104881640 gives rise to the protein MELAREAQSSIRSQSHRTEGGTCFHCQKHGHWARACPYKSPNDKPLSIDSPDFPDIQCRCGAGTCVIRISRTPRNPGRKFYACPAKMMGGDCNFFKWCDTVTDHEISKSPQSPPPPSSIPMCSCGAGICRISMEKFGPNAGRRSFICPVKKGQGACNFFQWEDAQVNTKVNDVDETKQCSTHQSAGISQQDTETGKSCSLKEEPLSFQHLERVENSPVKENSCPSNPEAVLGLSEERNMLLIEDRGHDEISKFHSLKLHNAADVTSLDLVHEISRLNVLGWLGRLAFPPPRYLTVPPPKPLFCCVFPSYDPIFVPTDVECDVECLSNLSQSPSDLLRLTHGQDAQTLDVLLEPPGLTNPPNILGGNAVISGSIWAAFRQAALHVQNELLTLLELMNPQDHESMVREANSAFAGLDRLGIDYRPFYERVKKFIGCASTLAQIESTIRNDLASQELMNSYRSKMSHYENISRVHSKAMGAFTSSDDRLHFLQKEAIRVREMLLQIETQLSCCEVETAVLEIHLLQISQDMLETKQNLEGVYKAAGQTIQLQQQREAERSAAKEAMERARVELRQ
- the LOC100248037 gene encoding small ribosomal subunit protein eS27y, coding for MVLPNDIDLLNPPAELEKRKHKLKRLVQSPNSFFMDVKCQGCFNITTVFSHSQTVVVCGNCQLVLCQPTGGRARLTEGCSFRKKGD